GTCTCCTGTTTTAACAAGCACAGGTGAACCGAACTCAACCAAAGAATATGCGATCTTAATATCTTCATTCGAAGTTCTTACACATCCATGTGAACTTGGCTGCTTTCCGAGAAAAATATAGTATCCATTTCCATCAAGACCATGCAATCCTATTCCATAATTGAATTGCATCCAGTAATAGAGGTTGCAATTAAAGTCTTTTGAAACTGCCACATCCTGTTTAGAGAAAATGGCAAATACGCCCTCATTTGTCAGAACGCCCTGTGAGATGGTGTTGGTGCCGGTGGATACGGGAAAATTGAATCTTTCACCTGTTTTCATTATCACAGCCGCCTGCTGAGTTTTCAGGTCAATCTCTATGTATGACTTTCTTGTGGTATATAGTGTATCCTTGATTTTCTTATCGAGATACCTGAGATAACTTATGTCCACCTTTCTGTGAAGAGGTTTTTGGTATACGGGCTTTGGTA
The nucleotide sequence above comes from Ignavibacteria bacterium. Encoded proteins:
- a CDS encoding L,D-transpeptidase; this encodes MTTLTKLLVFLSFFSILIALSMAEIPKPVYQKPLHRKVDISYLRYLDKKIKDTLYTTRKSYIEIDLKTQQAAVIMKTGERFNFPVSTGTNTISQGVLTNEGVFAIFSKQDVAVSKDFNCNLYYWMQFNYGIGLHGLDGNGYYIFLGKQPSSHGCVRTSNEDIKIAYSLVEFGSPVLVKTGDNNAITVSFVEPNDPYIYTPSAKEISTLVQNRLSDLYSGNFDRLFSRKIVIDNLNLGMAGVTIGDISRIPDSKLLLYKTTFEDNTLTKDFMPKSPVFEPAEDRPIKDTAKSGSADTLKPKPDEKIQLKP